From one Parambassis ranga chromosome 5, fParRan2.1, whole genome shotgun sequence genomic stretch:
- the rae1 gene encoding mRNA export factor isoform X2 → MSLFGTSSGFGTGGTGVFGSTTTDSHNPMKDVEVTSPPDDSISCLAFSPPNLPGNFLIGGSWANDVRCWEVQDNGQTVPKAQQMHTGPVLDACWSDDGSKVFTASCDKTAKMWDLNSNQAMQIAQHDGPIKAIHWIKAPNYSCIMTGSWDKTLKFWDTRSPNPMMSLQMPERCYCADVVYPMAVVATAERGLIVYQLENQPSEFRRIDSPLKHQHRCVAIFKDKQNKPTGFALGSIEGRVAIHYINPPNPAKDNFTFKCHRSNGTNTSTPQDIYAVNAISFHPVHGTLATVGSDGRFSFWDKDARTKLKTSEQLDQPITACCFNHNGNIFAYASSYDWSKGHEYYNPQKKNYIFLRNAAEELKPRNKK, encoded by the exons ATGAGTTTATTTGGAACAAGCTCCGGTTTTGGAACAGGAGGGACTGGTGTCTTTGGAAGCACAACAACAGACAGTCATAATCCTATGAAG GATGTTGAAGTGACCTCACCTCCAGATGACAGCATTAGCTGTCTGGCTTTCAGCCCCCCCAACCTGCCAGGGAACTTCCTTATTGGGGGATCATGGGCTAATGAT GTCCGTTGTTGGGAGGTGCAGGACAACGGACAGACTGTCCCTAAAGCACAACAGATGCACACAGGGCCAGTGCTAGATGCATGCTGGAGTGAT GATGGGAGTAAAGTCTTCACTGCTTCCTGTGACAAGACGGCCAAGATGTGGGATCTTAACAGCAATCAAGCAATGCAGATTGCACAG catGATGGTCCAATTAAAGCGATCCACTGGATAAAAGCCCCAAACTACAGCTGTATCATGACTGGCAGCTGGGACAAAACGCTGAAG TTCTGGGACACTCGCTCTCCCAATCCGATGATGTCCTTGCAGATGCCAGAGAGATGCTACTGTGCAGATGTT GTGTACCCCATGGCAGTGGTTGCCACTGCTGAGAGAGGCCTAATAGTTTACCAGCTAGAGAACCAACCCTCTGAGTTTCGCAGAATAGACTCTCCTCTCAAGCATCAG CACCGCTGTGTTGCCATATTCAAGGACAAGCAGAACAAGCCTACGGGTTTTGCACTGGGAAGTATTGAAGGCAGAGTGGCAATCCATTATATCAATCCTCCAAATCC AGCCAAAGACAACTTCACGTTTAAGTGCCACAGGTCCAATGGAACCAACACGTCCACTCCACAAGACATCTATGCT GTGAATGCCATATCCTTTCACCCTGTCCATGGCACACTTGCTACTGTGGGCTCAGATGGGCGCTTCAGCTTCTGGGACAAAGATGCTCGCACCAAGCTGAAGACGTCAGAGCAGCTTGACCAACCCATTACAGCCTGCTGCTTCAACCACAATGGCAACATATTTGCATATGCTTCCAGTTACGACTGGTCCAAG GGCCATGAGTACTATAACCCCCAGAAAAAGAACTACATCTTCCTGAGGAACGCTGCCGAGGAGTTGAAGCCTCGGAACAAGAAATG A
- the rae1 gene encoding mRNA export factor isoform X1 → MSLFGTSSGFGTGGTGVFGSTTTDSHNPMKDVEVTSPPDDSISCLAFSPPNLPGNFLIGGSWANDVRCWEVQDNGQTVPKAQQMHTGPVLDACWSDDGSKVFTASCDKTAKMWDLNSNQAMQIAQHDGPIKAIHWIKAPNYSCIMTGSWDKTLKFWDTRSPNPMMSLQMPERCYCADVVYPMAVVATAERGLIVYQLENQPSEFRRIDSPLKHQHRCVAIFKDKQNKPTGFALGSIEGRVAIHYINPPNPAKDNFTFKCHRSNGTNTSTPQDIYAVNAISFHPVHGTLATVGSDGRFSFWDKDARTKLKTSEQLDQPITACCFNHNGNIFAYASSYDWSKGHEYYNPQKKNYIFLRNAAEELKPRNKKW, encoded by the exons ATGAGTTTATTTGGAACAAGCTCCGGTTTTGGAACAGGAGGGACTGGTGTCTTTGGAAGCACAACAACAGACAGTCATAATCCTATGAAG GATGTTGAAGTGACCTCACCTCCAGATGACAGCATTAGCTGTCTGGCTTTCAGCCCCCCCAACCTGCCAGGGAACTTCCTTATTGGGGGATCATGGGCTAATGAT GTCCGTTGTTGGGAGGTGCAGGACAACGGACAGACTGTCCCTAAAGCACAACAGATGCACACAGGGCCAGTGCTAGATGCATGCTGGAGTGAT GATGGGAGTAAAGTCTTCACTGCTTCCTGTGACAAGACGGCCAAGATGTGGGATCTTAACAGCAATCAAGCAATGCAGATTGCACAG catGATGGTCCAATTAAAGCGATCCACTGGATAAAAGCCCCAAACTACAGCTGTATCATGACTGGCAGCTGGGACAAAACGCTGAAG TTCTGGGACACTCGCTCTCCCAATCCGATGATGTCCTTGCAGATGCCAGAGAGATGCTACTGTGCAGATGTT GTGTACCCCATGGCAGTGGTTGCCACTGCTGAGAGAGGCCTAATAGTTTACCAGCTAGAGAACCAACCCTCTGAGTTTCGCAGAATAGACTCTCCTCTCAAGCATCAG CACCGCTGTGTTGCCATATTCAAGGACAAGCAGAACAAGCCTACGGGTTTTGCACTGGGAAGTATTGAAGGCAGAGTGGCAATCCATTATATCAATCCTCCAAATCC AGCCAAAGACAACTTCACGTTTAAGTGCCACAGGTCCAATGGAACCAACACGTCCACTCCACAAGACATCTATGCT GTGAATGCCATATCCTTTCACCCTGTCCATGGCACACTTGCTACTGTGGGCTCAGATGGGCGCTTCAGCTTCTGGGACAAAGATGCTCGCACCAAGCTGAAGACGTCAGAGCAGCTTGACCAACCCATTACAGCCTGCTGCTTCAACCACAATGGCAACATATTTGCATATGCTTCCAGTTACGACTGGTCCAAG GGCCATGAGTACTATAACCCCCAGAAAAAGAACTACATCTTCCTGAGGAACGCTGCCGAGGAGTTGAAGCCTCGGAACAAGAAATGGTGA
- the LOC114436077 gene encoding RNA-binding protein 38-like, protein MLLHQYMNGALEVMHPTPLQKDTTFTKIFVGGLPYHTNDASLRKYFEAFGDIDEAVVITDRQTGKSRGYGFVTMTDRGAAERACKDPNPIIDGRKANVNLAYLGAKPRSIQTGISIGVQPIHPALIQRQYGLAQPYVYPQTFVQPSLVLPTQVSTSVSTSPYLDYSAAYSQYAQAAFEQQYPYAASPAGFLGYSYATSPTATAGPAAAATAPTTVHPSLPSAAGPAPAFLHYAPQQHIQPDRMQ, encoded by the exons ATGCTTCTGCATCAGTACATGAACGGAGCTCTGGAAGTCATGCATCCCACACCGCTTCAGAAAGACACTACTTTCACCAAAATCTTTGTCGGGGGGCTGCCGTACCACACTAACGATGCCTCACTCAGAAAATACTTCGAGGCCTTTGGGGACATTGACGAGGCTGTTGtgataacagacagacagactggcaAATCCAGAGGATACGGCTTT GTGACGATGACAGaccgaggagcagcagagagggccTGCAAGGATCCCAACCCCATTATTGATGGCAGGAAGGCCAACGTCAACCTGGCTTATCTAGGGGCCAAGCCTCGCAGCATACAGACAG GCATATCCATCGGAGTGCAGCCTATTCACCCAGCACTCATCCAGAGGCAGTATGG gttgGCCCAGCCATACGTGTACCCACAAACATTTGTGCAGCCCAGCCTGGTGCTGCCCACTCAGGTTTCCACTTCTGTCAGCACCAGCCCGTACCTGGACTACAGCGCCGCCTATTCCCAGTATGCCCAGGCTGCCTTTGAGCAGCAGTACCCGTACGCCGCCTCTCCAGCTGGCTTCCTGGGCTATAGTTACGCCACCAGCCCCACCGCCACCGCTGGTCCTGCTGCCGCCGCCACAGCTCCAACCACTGTTCACCCCAGTCTCCCCTCTGCCGCCGGCCCAGCCCCAGCCTTCCTGCACTACgcaccacagcagcacatccagCCGGACCGTATGCAGTGA
- the tada3l gene encoding transcriptional adapter 3 has translation MSELKDCPPLKYYDFKPVEHVKMCPRYTAVLGRSEDDGIGIEELDTLQLELETLLSSASRRLRALEEQRQILTDWQDKKGDKRFLKLSKDPDPAASSRHKPKKQKLDGKGSHGPGPGPGRPKSKNLQPKVQEYEFTDDPQDIPRTPKNDAPNRFWASVEPYCADITNEEIRLLEELLKPPEDEAEYFKIPALGKHYSQRWAQEDLLEEQREGARANDKKKNLMGGPLSELDAKDVDSLLKKSESQHESPEDGCPFGPLTQRLLQALVEENIISPMEDSPIPDISGKDANDGAGTSPRSQGKAFSVPHTRSLEARIKEELVAQGLLDSEERPGQGGDSEDEVLAELQKRQAELKALTAHNRARKQELLRLAKEEMRKQELRQRVRVSDNEVMEGFRRLMAARQKKRTPTKKEKDQAWKALKERESILKLLDG, from the exons ATGAGTGAGCTGAAGGACTGCCCCCCGCTTAAATACTACGACTTCAAGCCTGTCGAACATGTCAAGATGTGTCCTCGCTACACGGCAGTGCTGGGCCGCTCAGAGGACGATGGCATCGGCATTGAAGAACTGGACACcctgcagctggagctggagactCTGCTGTCCTCAGCCAGCCGGCGCCTCCGTgccttggaggagcagagacag ATCCTCACAGACTGGCAAGACAAGAAGGGAGACAAGCGCTTCCTAAAACTGAGTAAAGACCCAGACCCTGCCGCCTCATCTCGTCACAAACCAAAGAAGCAGAAGTTGGATGGAAAAGGAAGTCATGGACCAGGCCCAGGTCCTGGCAGGCCCAAATCCAAAAACCTGCAGCCCAAAGTTCAAGAGTATGAATTTACAGATGACCCACAAGACATTCCTCGAACTCCAAAAAATGATGCACCCAACAG aTTCTGGGCATCAGTTGAGCCATATTGTGCCGATATTACAAATGAGGAGATACGATTGCTAGAAGAGCTTTTGAAACCTCCAGAGGATGAAGCTGAGTATTTCAAA ATTCCAGCTTTAGGGAAACACTACTCTCAACGGTGGGCTCAGGAGgatctgctggaggagcagagggaaggaGCACGAGCCAACGACAAGAAGAAGAATCTCATGGGAGGGCCGCTGTCTGAGCTGGATGCAAAAG ATGTAGACTCTCTCCTGAAGAAGTCAGAATCCCAGCATGAGTCTCCAGAAGATGGCTGTCCCTTTGGTCCTCTCACACAGCGTCTGCTGCAGGCACTTGTAGAG GAGAATATTATATCCCCCATGGAGGATTCACCCATACCAGACATTTCAGGGAAGGATGCTAATGATGGAGCTGGGACTTCTCCCCGAAGCCAAGGAAAAGCTTTTAG TGTTCCTCATACACGTTCCTTGGAGGCACGAATCAAAGAAGAGCTGGTGGCACAGGGGCTGCTGGACTCTGAGGAGCGACCGGGGCAAGGGGGAGACTCTGAGGATGAGGTCCTTGCAGAGCTGCAAAAGAGACAAGCAGAACTTAAAGCCCTGACTGCTCACAACAGAGCCCGAAAGCAGGAGCTGCTCCG GCTGGCAAAAGAAGAGATGCGCAAGCAGGAATTAAGGCAGAGAGTCAGAGTGTCTGACAATGAGGTGATGGAGGGATTCCGGCGACTCATGGCAGCCAGACAGAAGAAACGCACTCCAACGAAGAAGGAGAAAGACCAAGCCTGGAAGGCACTGAAGGAAAGAGAAAGCATCCTCAAGTTACTGGACGGATAG
- the arpc4l gene encoding actin related protein 2/3 complex, subunit 4, like, with amino-acid sequence MTATLRPYLNAVRATLQAALCLENFSSQVVERHNKPEVEVRSSKELLLQPVVISRNDKEKVLIEGSINSVRVSIAVKQADEIEKILCHKFMRFMMMRAENFFILRRKPVEGYDISFLITNFHTEQMYKHKLVDFVIHFMEEIDKEISEMKLSVNARARIVAEEFLKNF; translated from the exons ATG ACAGCGACTCTGCGCCCCTACTTAAATGCTGTGAGGGCCACCCTGCAGGCAGCCCTCTGTCTGGAGAACTTCTCCTCTCAGGTTGTGGAGCGTCACAACAAGCCGGAGGTGGAGGTCAG GAGCAGTAAGGAGCTGCTACTTCAGCCTGTGGTGATCAGCCGTAATGACAAGGAGAAGGTTCTTATTGAGGGATCCATCAACTCTGTCAGAGTCAGCATTGCCGTCAAGCAG GCTGATGAGATCGAAAAGATCCTTTGCCACAAGTTCATGCGCTTCATgatgatgagagcagagaacttcTTCATTCTGAGGAGGAAACCAGTAGAG GGATATGATATTAGCTTCTTGATTACCAATTTCCACACGGAGCAGATGTACAAACACAAGCTGGTGGACTTTGTCATCCACTTCATGGAGGAGATCGACAAAGAGATCAGCGAGATGAAACTGTCTGTTAATGCCAGGGCCCGTATTGTTGCTGAAGAATTCCTCAAGAAT TTCTAA